AGCGAAATAGTCGCGACTCCGGGTCGTGCGCGAAGGCGTCTTGTATGCTGGCATAAAATCTCTCCTGGAGAACAGTTTGCATACTTATTATAATGAGTATGATGAGCTGTCAATGCGGGAACGAATATTCGTGGAGACAAAGAAATCGGTTTTGACGGTCGGCCCGCCGATCGCGGCGTCGCCGGCCTGGATCAATCGGTGAAAGTCCGCGAATAGCGATTGCCGTCCCTGGTCACCGAAACAATCTTGCCGTCGACCATTGGTCCGAGCACCAAGCGCTCCGGCGCATGGAGTTCGGCCCCGATCCGAAAGACACTTGACTTCAACTCCACCAGTTCCAGGTCTTCGCCAGGTGCCTCGACGCCGCCCGGCGCGATCAGGAACAGCCGCCCGCCACGTGACACGATGCGGAAATTGGTGAACCAGGGCGAATGCGAGCGATAATGACCAACACATGCGGGCGCAGCCTTGCCGCTCTTGGTCAACGGCGCCGGCACGCGGCGCAGTTCGAGCGGGCCGCAGTTCCAGATGACCTCTTGATCGTCGCCATTCTGCGTCGAAGCGAAGGTCAGGTGGAACGTGCTCAAGGCTGGATGATTAGTGACATATCGCGTCGACCAGGTTTTGAAGACGCGCGCCGTAGCGCTCTTGCCCGAAACCAAAACCTTGCCGTTCTCGTCGACTGTAAAGGTGAGCGTTATCAATTCGCCTTCGGGCGTGCGGGCAGAGAAATCGCCCAGCATCGCGGGTTCGAAGGCGAGAGGATCGCGCACATCCAGATCGAGCTCCGTGGCCGGCATTTCCATTTCCGCGCCTGTCAGCCATGCGTGCGCGGCGCGGGCAAGCACCTGCGCTGCCGGGCAGTCGCCATTGGCGTTGGTCAACACGGCGATGCCGACGTCGTGGTCAAGGTCTGCCAGGATGAAGGTGGCGTAACCCACCATGCCGCCGCCATGGGTGAGACAGCGAGCACCCCTGATCGTTTCGACATTGATGCCGAGACCATAGACGCTCTTTTCGACGCCGGCGTCTGCCAGAAATTCCACGATCGGTTCGCCGCACGGCGCCAGAAGGCCGGTCAGCTGCTGGTATGCATTCTCGCTGGCAACCGCTCTTCCATCCAGGCGGCCGGCACCGAGCAGCATACGCACGAAACGCGCGAGATCCGGGCCGGTCGCGGCGATGTTTCCATCGGAGGTGTTGGTTTCGAACCATGTCGCGGGCGCCAAGACATCGCCAGGAACCCAAGGGCGATCGTCTGCCATCGGCGCATAGCCCACGGCGAAGCGGTGACGCTCCCGGTTGGAGATGCAGGCGACACTATCCGCCATTCCAAGCGGCTCGAGCAGTCTTTCCCTGTACGCCTCCACCGTCGGCCTGCCGGTTACGGCAGACACGACAAGCCCCAGCAGGATGTAGCCGATGTTGGAATAGTGAAAGGCTGTTCCGGGCTCAAAACCGGTCGATAGCTCCCTCAGCCACCACCCCTGACCGAGTTCGTCCGGCAACGAGTCCGTGCCAGCCGGCAATCCAGCGGAATGGTTCAGCAGGTGGCGGAGCGAAAACATCGGATAGTCTGAGCCGACGCTGAACCAGGGCAGATAGGTGGTGATGGGCTTGTCGAGGTCGAGCTTTCCCTCCCCGGCAAGCTGCAGGATCGTCAGGCCGACAAAGGCCTTGCTGATCGAACCGATCGCAAACAGATGATCGCGTCCCACGGGCAAGGCTGCGTCGATATTGGCCTGGCCGAAGGGCAGCTCGAGCAGGGTCGCGTCACGCGAAACGGCGACGATGATCCCGCCCGGCACAGGCCAATGTTGCGTGAACTCATGCGCCAGCTCGCGCAGCCGGCGCAGCACGGTTTCCGAAGATGTCATTGTTCACCCGCGCGGCTGAGCAGGAGCTGCAACAATGCCCGCACCGGCGAGCCGGTGGCTCCGACAGGCCAGGGGGCAAAGCCCTGATCCAGATAGGCGCTCGACCCATTGTCGAGGTGGAGCCAGGGCGTATTGCCGGCAAATGTCCGCAAGTAAGTGGCGGCTAACTGACCACTGTCGGGCACCGAGAGCGGGGCATTAGCGATGTCGGCGACACTCGACTCAATCAGACGCTCGTATTCCACTCGCAGCGGCAGGTGCCAGCCCGGCTCGCCCGCGATCTCGCCGGCTCCACCCAGCTCTTGCGCGAGGGAGGGCGACGTAGACCAGCAACCCCACAGCAAGGGACCAACGCCACCGCCGTCCGTCAGCGTACCAACGTCGATGATCTCACCGACCCCGCCGCGCGCCAGATAGGCGACAGCGTCGGCCAACACCAAGCGGCCCTCGCAATCGGTGTCGACAACTTCAGTGCGCCGTCCGTCGGGATGACGAACGACATCGCCGGGGCGCAAGGCATGACCGCCCGGCATGTTCTCCGCCAGCGGCAACAGTGCGGTCACGTCCGGGTCTAGGCCAATTTCCGCCGCCGCGAAAATGGCGCCAGCCACCGCGGCAGCGGCGGCCATGTCGGCCTTCATCCAGGCGATTTCCTGAAGGGTGCGTTTCAGGTTGATGCCGCCGGAATCGAAGGTGATGCCTTTGCCAACCAATCCCAACCGCGCCTTCGACCGAGCCGGATTGAGACACAACACGAACGGTTTGTTGGAACTGCCGCGGCCCACCGCCAGCGTCGCTCCGAAGCCGCGTTTGGCGAGTTCCGCCTCGTCCCATATCTCGGCATCGATGCCCAACTGCTGCGCGCGTTCGGCAATCACCTGCGCCAGACGCTCCGGGATGAGATCGCCGCCCGGCGTCTCGACAAGGTCGCGCACCCAGTTGACCGCCCTGCCCGCGACCCTGCCAATCTCGAAGCCGCGTTTCACGTTGGCGCCGGTCGCCAGCAGGTCGACGACCGTCTCCGCCTTGTCAGACCGGTCATAGGTACCGATCAGGCAAGCTTCCGCCGCAGCTCGCGCTATCGAGGCCTGGTCTGAACCGAGCCCGTCCAGGCTGACGACACATCGCCCCCTGTCCCGCAAGAAATGCGCCGCGGGCATCAAGGCCTCGCGCAGGATGTTTGCGGTGAAGGCTTCCCGCGACCCGACGCCAACCGCAAGCACGGCCGGTCCGTCCTGCGAGGGCACCAGCAGCGCCGAAAGCTGGCCGGACGTGCCCTTGAACAGACCGTCGCGACGCAGCATGGCGACGGATTGACCATGCGCCGAACTGCCGGACAGCCCGGCGTCGGCAAACTCCGGGCCGTGGGGCCCGGCGAATGCGGGCATCACCAGGATGTCCGCATTCTTAAGGACCGCACGGTCGCTGCTGAGCCGCACCTCGATCATGCTTATTTCACCTTGTGGACGTTCATCAGCGTCTCAGTCGACAGATTGTTGACCGAACCGACCAGAGGCGAAAGCACGAAACCATCCCATTTCGGGCTGTGGGCTTCGATGACGTTTGGATAGTTGAGCACGATGTAAGGACGCGCTTCGAAAATGTGCTTCTGCATCGCCGAAATCTCGGCCAACCGCTCCTTCTTGTCGAGCAGCGTGCCCTGCTTCAGATACATTTTGTCGTAGTCGGCGTTGCAGTAACCGCTGTCGCTGTTTCCGCCGCGCGCCCCGCAGGTAACGATGCTCAGCATGAAGTCCGGCTCCACCGGCGGCACCCAGCTCCACATCGCGAAGTCGTAATCAAGGTATTTGGCCTCAGGCGCGTGAATGGCCTCGGTGGCCGCACCTGGATCCATCTTGCGCTGGGTTACCTCGATGCCGATCTTCTTGAAGCCGGCCTGGATGATCTGGAAAGCGCGATCGCCCGTGCCATTCTCTTCCGTCGGGAAGATCACTTCGTAGGACATGCGTTTGCCGTCCACGACCCGGATACCGTCGCCCCCCTTCTTGAACCCCTTGCCCTCCAGGATTTCGTTGGCCTTGTCGGTATCATAGGGCAGCGGCTTGATCGCCTCGTCGTGGAAGCCGGTTGCCGGTGCTACGATGGTCGAACCGGGCGCCGAGAACCCGAGCCAGACGATCTTGTCGATAGTCTCGCGATCAATGGCGTATTCCAGCGCTTCGCGCACCTTCGGATCAAGCAGTTCCCGGTTCTTGGGCTTGTCCGGGCTGGTGTTGATGATGAGCGTTTTCATTCCAACGCTCGGCCCGCTCAGCACCGTCATGCCGGCCTTTTTCAGGGTCTCCACGGCAGTCGGTGGTGTCTGCTCGCCAATCATGTCGAGCTTGTCGGTCACGAGGGCGGTGATCATGGCATCGTCATTGGCGAAGAACTGCAGGCCGAAACCGTCGATGACCGGCTTTTTCTTACCCCACCAGTTCGGATTGCGAGCGAAGAGCGCAATCTGCTCATTGTCGTGCTTGGTCAGCACGAAGGGACCACCCGCCACAACCGGTGCCGTGTTGGGGAAGGTCGATATCTGTTCGCCATTTCCTTCCGTGAGGGGCTCCCACACATGCCGCGGGAGAATAGGAAGCGCCTGGAGTTGCGTCAGCACATTGGCGACCGGCAGCTTATAGGTGAGCACCAGGGTGTTGTCGTCGGAAGCCTGGGCATCCGCCATGTGGGCGACCCAGCCGGCCAGTTTGCCTGTAGTTCCGGTCTGAAACTTGCGGATCATATTGAAGGTGAAGGCCGCGTCTTTTGCCGTCAGCGGCTCGCCGTCCGACCATTTTGCTCCCGGAATGGTGTGGAACGTCCAGACCTTGCCTTCTTCCGACACCTCCCACTTGGTCGCGAACGATGGCACGATCTGCAGCTTGGCATCATATTCGGTCAGATGTGGGTACACATATTGGTACATGACCGAGCTGTAGTCTGAATCCGAGACAAATGGATTGAGTGAGTCGATCGGCTGCGTGGCGCCGATGCGCAGGATCTCGGCCGCGGAGGCAGCTGGCGTAAACGGCGCCTGAAAGACCGTCGCGGCGGCGACCGCTGCGGCAAACGTTAGGGTACGCATGTTCCAACTCTGGTGAGGCTTCTTTTTCATTGTCATCTCCCGAGATGCAAGAATCCCCAAAATGGGTACTTGCTTCATATTCAGGCTACTGAGTATGATAAGTGCATGTCAAGGTGCTTGGGAGGAGCGAGGCATTGCGGGGTTCGGCCTTTGTATGGAAGCGAATCGTTTTCGCTGTGGTCACGGTTTTCGTTGCCCTGACGCTTAACTTTATCCTGTTCCGCGTCCTTCCTGGCGGGCCTATTAGCCAGATATCGCGTGTGCCGAACGCATCCCCGGCGCTCAAGCAGGCGCTTACCGCGCAGTTCGGCCTCGATAAGCCGATTTGGGAGCAATATCTGCTCTATCTCCAACAGACGCTGCACGGCAATCTTGGCGTTTCCTACATGAACCGTCAGCCCGTGCTCGACAATTTGATCGAGGCATTTGGCAACACCATCCCCATGGTGGCGACGGGAACGGTCCTGGCGCTGATGATGGGCGGCCTCGTCGGCGTGATTTCCGCCGTGCGCCGGGGCAGCGCGACCGATCACCTCAGCACCAATATCGCCGTCTTGTTCTACGCGTTCCCAACGCAATTCCTGGGCATGATGCTTCTCATCATCTTCGCCGGGGTCCTGCCTTCCGCAGGCATGAGCGACCCATTCGCCATCGGCGGTTCGCAGTGGGATGTCTTTCTCGACACGCTCAAACACATGATCCTGCCGGTGGCGACGCTGGCGCTGACACTCTTCGCCGAGAATGCGCTTATCGTCCGTTCCGCCATGCTGGAAACGCTGGGCGAGGACTATATCCTGACGGCGAAGGCCAAGGGCGTGCCGCGCCACCGGCTCATCCGCGCGCACGCCTTGCGCAACGCCATGCTGCCCATCGTCACCATGGTGGCAATGTCGCTCGGTGCGGTCGTCACCGGCTCCATCCTGATCGAGGTCATCTTCTCATGGCCGGGTATCGGCCGCGCGCTCTACACTGCGGTGCTCAAGCGCGACTATCCGATGCTGCAGGGCGGGTTCCTCGCCATCACCGTCGTGGTGATCACCTTCAACCTGATCGCCGACCTCATCTACTACAAGCTTGATCCCCGGATAACGACATGACCCTTTCCCTGCCTGGGGCCACTGCCCCAGAAACCGAGACGCGTCTCGGTTTCTGGCCGATGTTGAACGATGTGCTGCATCAACCCGCGGCACTGGTGGGCTCGGCCATCGTTGCCGTGTTCGTTCTGCTCGCGCTCATTTCGCCGCTGATCGAACCTTACAGCGTCCATGAAGCGACATGCGCCGTTTTCGAGCCGCCTTCCTGGCAACACTGGTTCGGCTGCGACGATGGCGGCATCGACGTGTTCAGCCTTGTGTTGCGCGGCGGCCGCATTTCCATGATCGTCGGCGCCATCGCGACACTGATCGCCATCGGCATCGGCGCCACGATCGGCGTTCTTTCGGGCTATTTCGGCGGTTGGGTCGATACTGTTCTGATGCGCATCACCGACTATTTCCTGGTCATCCCGCAGATCGTGCTGATGATCGTGATCGCCGCGGTGTGGGGGCCGAGCCTGTCTCACGTCATCATCGTCATCGGCGCCCTGATGTGGACCAGCACGGCACGACTGATCCGCGCCCAGGTCAAGAGCCTGCGCGAACGGGTCTATGTGAAGCGGGTCGAGGCGCTGGGCGCCAGCCATCTCCACATCATCATGCGCCACATCATCCCGCAGATCGGGCCGCTTCTTGTCGCCAACACGGTGCTGGCCATCACAGTCGCCATCTTCAACGAGACCGCGCTCGCATTCCTCGGCCTTTCGGACCCCACGGCGATCACCTGGGGCACCATTATGGAGCACGCCTTCGACCGTGCGGCCGTCAGCAGCGGCGCCTGGTGGGCGATCGTCCCGGCAGGCGTTGCCGTCGCCGTGCTGATCATGGGCTGCTACATGCTCGGCCGCTCCATCGAAGACGGGCTGAACCCACGGCTCAAGGTCTCATATCTTTCATTGCATGGCTGGAAACTGCGCCCGCTCGTCGGCCGTGGACCGGACGCGATATGACAAGGAACTCCAGGTTGAGCAGCGCCTTCGCAATCCAGGACTTGAATATCTGGTTCGGCACCAATGCCGGCGGCCGCCGCGCCGAATTTCATGTCGTGAAGAACGTCAACATCGAACTCGCACCTGGCGAGCGCATTGGACTGGTCGGCGAATCCGGTTCCGGCAAGACAACCACCATCCTTGCCGCCATGGGACTTTTGCCGGCAAACGCGGAAGTGTCCGGCCGCATCCTGCTTGGCGGACAGGATATTCTGCGGAACGGCGAGGCAAGCATCGCCCCCCACCGCTGGAAGGACATCGCCATGGTGTTCCAGGGCGCGATGAGTGCGTTCAATCCGGTCAAGACCATAGGCTGGCAGATCGCGGAGGCCATGCAGATGCACGGTGTCGCGCGCGGTGTCGCCATGGCGCGCCGGATCGGTGAGCTTCTGGAACTGGTCGGCATACCTGCGGATCACGCCGGGCGCTTTCCGCATCAGCTTTCCGGCGGCATGCGCCAGCGCGCCATGATCGCGATGGCCCTGGCCTGCGAACCCAAGGTGTTGCTGGCCGACGAACCGACGACCGCGCTGGACGTGATGGTGCAGGATCAGGTGATGAAGCTGCTGGTGCGGCTCAGCAAGGAGCTGAACCTGGCGCTTGTGCTCGTCACCCACGATCTCGCCGTCGTCGCCCAGAGCTGCCACCGCGCGGCCGTGATGCTGAAAGGCGAAGTGATCGAACAGGGAGAGGTTGGCGATCTCTATCATCGCCCCCAGCACGAATACACTCGCAAGCTTTTCGAGGCGACGCCTGACGTGTTCTCGGCGGCAAAGGCGAACCAAAGCGGTTCAGCGGCGCCGGACAAGGCACCAAGTGCCTCGCCCCTGCTCGACGTGCGGGATATCACCGTATCATACCCACGCGCCCGCACCTTCCGCGACATGATACGTGGGCAAGACCCTCAAATCCCCGCCGCCGTCGAGAACGTCTCGATCCATGTTGACCGCGGCGAGATGGTGGCACTTGTCGGCCAATCCGGCAGCGGCAAGACGACGACGCTGCAGGCCGTGCTTGGCATGATCAAGGCGCGCAGCGGTTCCATTCGTATCAACGGCCACGACGTCACTCATCTCAAGAGCCGCCATTGGCGACCGCTTCGACGCCATGTCCAGATGATCTACCAGGATCCCTACGAGTCGCTCGACCTGCGCTATCGCGTCCGCTCCACGGTCGAGGAACCGTTGCGTGTTCATGGCATCGGCCTCACGGCGAAGGAGCGCGAGATGCTGATCTGCGCGGCTCTCGAACGCGTCGGGCTGACGCCCGTCGAACGTTATCTCAACCGGTTCCCGCATGAGCTTTCCGGCGGTCAGCGGCAACGCGTTGCAATTGCAGCCGCCATCGTGCTCAAGCCGGAACTGCTGTTGGCCGATGAGCCGGTTTCGATGCTCGACGTATCAGTGCGCGCCGGCGTGCTCGAACTGCTCAATGAGCTGCGCACGGATTCCAAAATGGGTATCCTTATGATCACGCACGACCTGTCGACAGCGGTTCACTACGCCGACCGCATCGCCGTCATGCATCAAGGCAGGATCGTGGAAGAAGGCAACGCTGCAGCGGTCGTCGGTTCGCCCAAGGCGCCCTATACGCGCGCGTTGCTGGCCAGCATTCCCCATCCTGATCCGGAACGGTCCGCGCTGGCCGATTTAACGGCCTGAGCGCCCGGACGACTTCTTCGCAACCGGCAGAACCGAGCGCTTGCTGCCATGCAGTGGCAGCACCACCCATTGTTTCATGTCGGTTGGCTGCAGCAGGTGCCGGCTTCCCGACCCGGACGTATAGAATACGAAATCCGAGGCCTTGTAGGTCTGCTGATAACAATCGAAGGCCTTGCCGTCGGCGGTGAAGGAAACGCCCCTGATGCGCACGACCTGGTCGCGCGAACCGAGGTCGAGTATCTCGCGCTCGGTGGGTGTCGGCCTGTCCACTTCCAGCGATTGTTCGACATAGTCGTCCCGCAGGCCGTAGCGTTCGGCAAGCAAGGCATAAAGCGAGTCGCCCGCTTCGAGATCCTTGTCGTCGATCGCCGGCACGAGGCTGAGCGGCAACACCGCCTGTTCCAGGATCGCCGGGGTTGTCCGAAAGCTGCGCCGCCTGATGATCTCCCAGACCGGCTGGCCGAGTTCGATCGACAGCGCCTTGGCGATCTCGGGGCTGGGCGAACCGATGTTGATGCCGAGCAGTTCCGTGGCAAGCTCAGGCCCGCTGCCCGAAGGTGAAAGCGTTTCCAGAAGGCGCCCAGCCCGACTGGGTTCGCTGACGATGCGATCCCTGGCGACGAAGGTCCCGATGCCCTGATGACGGTGAATCCGGCCGGAATGTTCCAGCTTGTCCAGCGCATGACGCACCGAGATCAGGCTGACGCCTGTCAACTTGGCGAGTTCAGTCGTGCTCGGCAATTTGTCGCCGCCGCTCAAATTGTTCGTGGCAATGAAATCGAGGATCCAGTCATGAACGACCAGATAGCGGAGTTTCCGCTCCTCGTTTTCCTGTGACGCGATCTGTTTTTGCCGTTGAGCCAAAGTCACTACCTCGGCATGTTGATTGACACGTAACCCATCCGCCTTCCAACCGCTCCAGCCGACAACAAAGTGCAGCTGTCATACTGAGAACGACAAGCTGATGCTAGCAGCTTTGTTACAGGAATGCGAAACTTACATGTATTGTTGGGGCAAGCGGGAAATGCCTCGCGGCAAGCCCGTTTCAGCGATTGCCGACATGGCAGTTTTCAGTTCGGCCGGCGCAGATCGCCTCCGGTCGCACGCGGACCTCAAAACAACCAGTTCCGCCATCTTCGGGACGCCTCAGATCATCAAGTAGACCGAGAACAGAATGATGATGGCGGCGACGATGGGTACGCCCCAATCGCTCAGGAACCGCGAGGGATATTTCGTGTCCAGATGAAGGAATGACATAGCACTCCCTCCTCAAAGGGCTGGTGTGTCGCCCCATGCAGCCGAGCCCGATTTCGGCCGCCGACTGAACAGCGAAATTATACACCCGAGACCCGTCGACCGCAAAACCCACGGTCTCGCAGGACAGATAAACACGGGCCGATGCCGCGAGCCGATCGGCGGACGCGACCCAGTGTGAGCCATTTCATGGTTGGCGGTGCGCGTCGGGTCGATTGTAGGCCGGCAGAGATCAACCGGCCGCTCTTCGAGCGCTGTTGTTCGGACAAGAGTTCGGTCCGCGTTAAAACCAGGCAGGAGGCGAACATAGATGCGTATGTGTGTGCGACCCGCGAAACGCGACGGCGATGTCAAAGAGCTTTTTGACCGCCGATTGGCCAAGGAGGATGTCTCCACGCGAGACGGTGGCGTATCGCTGTCGATCGTCGCACGCGACATGTATGCGAAAGGCTCGAACTATCACTACACGATCACGCTGACGCACACCGAGCTTGCCGCGCTAGCCGACGCCGCCAGATAAACGCGAGGCCGGCACCGCACCGACGGTCGCATCGTTGCGACCCGCAAGCAACCGGCATCCCTTGCCTCTAACGCTCACCCGGCGGGAAGGCTGAGCGACGCTCCAGCTTGATGAAGGGTCGCGGCACGACTTTCGCCCGCTTCATCATCTTGTGATACTGCAATTCCCGCATCGCATAGATTTCGACCCAGAGATCGTCAACGATCGTATCGCCGTAAGGTCGCTGCAAACTGGCAATCGCGATGTTGCGCTTTGCCGTCGGCGACCAGATCGCGGCGGTGACCAGGCCGATTTCGCGTTTGCCACGATGATAGACGATGGCGTGTTCGGCCAGAACGTTGCCCTCGATTTCCAGACCCACCAGAATGCGCTTCAGCGTCTTGTCGCGCCGCGCGGCCAGGATCGCTCAACGCCCGTTGAAATGCCCCTTGTCGGGATCGACCATGAAGCCGAGCCCGATCTCGTCGGGCATGCACGGACGATCGGCGCGAATGGCGTGGTCCGCGGTGACAAAATCCGCGTTGGCGACAATCAATCCCGCCTCGATGCGCGCCCGGTTGAGTGCGGTGTAACCGATCGGGCGGATGCCGTGCTCGCGGCCGGCCGTCACCAGCCGGTCCCACAGGCTGAGCGCCAGATCGGACGGCACGAACAATTCGTAGCCGAGATCACCGGTAAATCCGGTTCTCGAGATCGTCACCGCGCCGTTTTCGTGCGGAAAATCGGCAAGATCAAAAATCCGTAGCTTCTCTACACCGGCAAAGCCGGCATCGCGCAAGACGGCATAGGCGGTCGGACCTTGCAGGGCCAGACCGGCAACCGCTTCGGTCTCCTCAGATACACTGACATCAAAACCGATAGCGCTGTCCAACAGCCATGGCAGGTGGCGTTCCTGACAGCACAGACGGAACCTGTCGGTGGAGAACCGAAATAGCGTGCCGTCGTCGAGAACATGGCCGCCATCGTCGCACCACGCCGTATAGTGAACCTTGCCGGGTTTGAGCTTGGCGACGTCCCGGAGCGTTACCCGATTGAGGAACGCCTCGGCATCATCGCCCTCGACGAGGTATTTGACCATGGGAGAAATGTCGAAGAGCGCCGCCTGGCTGCGAATTGCGAAATATTCGAGCTCTTCATCCCACAGCGACAACGGCGCCTTGTAGCCGCTCCAGCTGTACCAATCCTGCCTGGCGGCCAACGCTTCGATGCGTGGCTGGAATGGCGTCGGCAAACGAAGGGTGCGGAAATGCTGCTGCCTGGCAATCCGCAGTACGTGTCCGGATGGGGCATTGGTCATATCGGTGTTGCGCATCGCCTCATCCCCTCGCCAAGACACGTCGTGCCGCGTTGAGCCCCGGCACACCTGAAACGCCGCCGCCAGGATGAGAACCCGATCCCGCCAGAAACAGACCGTCGATGGGTGTGTTGTAACCGGCGCAGCCAGCGATCGGGCGCGACATCAGCATCTGGTCGGCCTGCAGTTCGCCATGGTGCCAGTGGCCACCGGG
The genomic region above belongs to Mesorhizobium terrae and contains:
- a CDS encoding dipeptide ABC transporter ATP-binding protein, encoding MSSAFAIQDLNIWFGTNAGGRRAEFHVVKNVNIELAPGERIGLVGESGSGKTTTILAAMGLLPANAEVSGRILLGGQDILRNGEASIAPHRWKDIAMVFQGAMSAFNPVKTIGWQIAEAMQMHGVARGVAMARRIGELLELVGIPADHAGRFPHQLSGGMRQRAMIAMALACEPKVLLADEPTTALDVMVQDQVMKLLVRLSKELNLALVLVTHDLAVVAQSCHRAAVMLKGEVIEQGEVGDLYHRPQHEYTRKLFEATPDVFSAAKANQSGSAAPDKAPSASPLLDVRDITVSYPRARTFRDMIRGQDPQIPAAVENVSIHVDRGEMVALVGQSGSGKTTTLQAVLGMIKARSGSIRINGHDVTHLKSRHWRPLRRHVQMIYQDPYESLDLRYRVRSTVEEPLRVHGIGLTAKEREMLICAALERVGLTPVERYLNRFPHELSGGQRQRVAIAAAIVLKPELLLADEPVSMLDVSVRAGVLELLNELRTDSKMGILMITHDLSTAVHYADRIAVMHQGRIVEEGNAAAVVGSPKAPYTRALLASIPHPDPERSALADLTA
- a CDS encoding serine hydrolase domain-containing protein, translated to MTSSETVLRRLRELAHEFTQHWPVPGGIIVAVSRDATLLELPFGQANIDAALPVGRDHLFAIGSISKAFVGLTILQLAGEGKLDLDKPITTYLPWFSVGSDYPMFSLRHLLNHSAGLPAGTDSLPDELGQGWWLRELSTGFEPGTAFHYSNIGYILLGLVVSAVTGRPTVEAYRERLLEPLGMADSVACISNRERHRFAVGYAPMADDRPWVPGDVLAPATWFETNTSDGNIAATGPDLARFVRMLLGAGRLDGRAVASENAYQQLTGLLAPCGEPIVEFLADAGVEKSVYGLGINVETIRGARCLTHGGGMVGYATFILADLDHDVGIAVLTNANGDCPAAQVLARAAHAWLTGAEMEMPATELDLDVRDPLAFEPAMLGDFSARTPEGELITLTFTVDENGKVLVSGKSATARVFKTWSTRYVTNHPALSTFHLTFASTQNGDDQEVIWNCGPLELRRVPAPLTKSGKAAPACVGHYRSHSPWFTNFRIVSRGGRLFLIAPGGVEAPGEDLELVELKSSVFRIGAELHAPERLVLGPMVDGKIVSVTRDGNRYSRTFTD
- a CDS encoding ABC transporter permease — translated: MTLSLPGATAPETETRLGFWPMLNDVLHQPAALVGSAIVAVFVLLALISPLIEPYSVHEATCAVFEPPSWQHWFGCDDGGIDVFSLVLRGGRISMIVGAIATLIAIGIGATIGVLSGYFGGWVDTVLMRITDYFLVIPQIVLMIVIAAVWGPSLSHVIIVIGALMWTSTARLIRAQVKSLRERVYVKRVEALGASHLHIIMRHIIPQIGPLLVANTVLAITVAIFNETALAFLGLSDPTAITWGTIMEHAFDRAAVSSGAWWAIVPAGVAVAVLIMGCYMLGRSIEDGLNPRLKVSYLSLHGWKLRPLVGRGPDAI
- a CDS encoding GntR family transcriptional regulator produces the protein MAQRQKQIASQENEERKLRYLVVHDWILDFIATNNLSGGDKLPSTTELAKLTGVSLISVRHALDKLEHSGRIHRHQGIGTFVARDRIVSEPSRAGRLLETLSPSGSGPELATELLGINIGSPSPEIAKALSIELGQPVWEIIRRRSFRTTPAILEQAVLPLSLVPAIDDKDLEAGDSLYALLAERYGLRDDYVEQSLEVDRPTPTEREILDLGSRDQVVRIRGVSFTADGKAFDCYQQTYKASDFVFYTSGSGSRHLLQPTDMKQWVVLPLHGSKRSVLPVAKKSSGRSGR
- a CDS encoding leucyl aminopeptidase family protein gives rise to the protein MIEVRLSSDRAVLKNADILVMPAFAGPHGPEFADAGLSGSSAHGQSVAMLRRDGLFKGTSGQLSALLVPSQDGPAVLAVGVGSREAFTANILREALMPAAHFLRDRGRCVVSLDGLGSDQASIARAAAEACLIGTYDRSDKAETVVDLLATGANVKRGFEIGRVAGRAVNWVRDLVETPGGDLIPERLAQVIAERAQQLGIDAEIWDEAELAKRGFGATLAVGRGSSNKPFVLCLNPARSKARLGLVGKGITFDSGGINLKRTLQEIAWMKADMAAAAAVAGAIFAAAEIGLDPDVTALLPLAENMPGGHALRPGDVVRHPDGRRTEVVDTDCEGRLVLADAVAYLARGGVGEIIDVGTLTDGGGVGPLLWGCWSTSPSLAQELGGAGEIAGEPGWHLPLRVEYERLIESSVADIANAPLSVPDSGQLAATYLRTFAGNTPWLHLDNGSSAYLDQGFAPWPVGATGSPVRALLQLLLSRAGEQ
- a CDS encoding ABC transporter permease, encoding MVTVFVALTLNFILFRVLPGGPISQISRVPNASPALKQALTAQFGLDKPIWEQYLLYLQQTLHGNLGVSYMNRQPVLDNLIEAFGNTIPMVATGTVLALMMGGLVGVISAVRRGSATDHLSTNIAVLFYAFPTQFLGMMLLIIFAGVLPSAGMSDPFAIGGSQWDVFLDTLKHMILPVATLALTLFAENALIVRSAMLETLGEDYILTAKAKGVPRHRLIRAHALRNAMLPIVTMVAMSLGAVVTGSILIEVIFSWPGIGRALYTAVLKRDYPMLQGGFLAITVVVITFNLIADLIYYKLDPRITT
- a CDS encoding ABC transporter substrate-binding protein, which produces MKKKPHQSWNMRTLTFAAAVAAATVFQAPFTPAASAAEILRIGATQPIDSLNPFVSDSDYSSVMYQYVYPHLTEYDAKLQIVPSFATKWEVSEEGKVWTFHTIPGAKWSDGEPLTAKDAAFTFNMIRKFQTGTTGKLAGWVAHMADAQASDDNTLVLTYKLPVANVLTQLQALPILPRHVWEPLTEGNGEQISTFPNTAPVVAGGPFVLTKHDNEQIALFARNPNWWGKKKPVIDGFGLQFFANDDAMITALVTDKLDMIGEQTPPTAVETLKKAGMTVLSGPSVGMKTLIINTSPDKPKNRELLDPKVREALEYAIDRETIDKIVWLGFSAPGSTIVAPATGFHDEAIKPLPYDTDKANEILEGKGFKKGGDGIRVVDGKRMSYEVIFPTEENGTGDRAFQIIQAGFKKIGIEVTQRKMDPGAATEAIHAPEAKYLDYDFAMWSWVPPVEPDFMLSIVTCGARGGNSDSGYCNADYDKMYLKQGTLLDKKERLAEISAMQKHIFEARPYIVLNYPNVIEAHSPKWDGFVLSPLVGSVNNLSTETLMNVHKVK